One Triticum dicoccoides isolate Atlit2015 ecotype Zavitan chromosome 5B, WEW_v2.0, whole genome shotgun sequence genomic window carries:
- the LOC119308092 gene encoding amino acid permease 3-like has protein sequence MAVGNGGAKKVVAPMEVSVEAGNTGDAAWMDDDGRPRRSGTFWTASAHIITAVIGSGVLSLAWAIAQLGWVAGPAVMLLFAAVIYYTSTLLAECYRTGDPATGKRNYTYMDAVRSNLGGPKVIFCGVIQYANLVGVAIGYTIASSISMRAIRRADCFHANGHADPCKSSSNPYMILFGLVQIVFSQIPDFDQIWWLSIVAAVMSFTYSGIGLSLGITQTISNGGIKGSLTGISIGVGITATQKVWRSLQAFGDIAFAYSFSNILIEIQDTIRAPPPSEAKVMKQATRLSVATTTVFYMLCGCMGYAAFGDAAPDNLLTGFGFYEPFWLLDIANVAIVVHLVGAYQVFCQPIFAFVERWAASTWPDSAFISREFRVGPFALSVFRLTWRSAFVCLTTVFAMLLPFFGNVVGLLGAVSFWPLTVYFPVEMYIRQRGVPGRSMQGICLRMLSVGCLIVSIAAGAGSIANVIEALKVYKPFSG, from the exons GAGTGCGCACATCATCACCGCCGTCATCGGCTCCGGCGTGCTCTCGCTGGCCTGGGCCATCGCGCAGCTCGGCTGGGTGGCTGGCCCCGCTGTCATGCTCCTCTTCGCCGCTGTCATCTAttacacctccaccctgctcgccgAGTGCTACCGCACGGGTGACCCGGCCACTGGGAAGCGCAACTACACCTACATGGATGCCGTCCGCTCCAACCTCGGTGGTCCCAAGGTCATCTTCTGCGGTGTCATCCAGTACGCCAATCTCGTCGGCGTCGCCATCGGCTACACCATCGCGTCCTCCATCAGCATGCGGGCCATCAGGAGGGCCGACTGTTTCCACGCCAATGGACACGCCGACCCGTGCAAGAGCTCCAGCAACCCATACATGATCCTCTTCGGCCTTGTGCAGATCGTCTTCTCGCAGATCCCCGACTTTGATCAGATATGGTGGCTATCCATCGTCGCCGCAGTCATGTCCTTTACCTACTCCGGCATTGGACTCTCCCTAGGCATCACCCAGACCATAT CCAATGGTGGAATCAAGGGCAGCCTCACCGGCATCAGCATCGGCGTCGGTATCACGGCCACGCAGAAGGTGTGGCGCAGCCTGCAGGCATTTGGCGACATCGCCTTCGCCTACTCCTTCTCCAACATCCTCATAGAAATCCAA GACACGATCAGGGCGCCGCCGCCGTCTGAGGCGAAGGTGATGAAGCAGGCGACGCGGCTGAGCGTGGCGACGACGACGGTGTTCTACATGCTGTGCGGGTGCATGGGGTACGCGGCGTTCGGCGACGCAGCCCCCGACAACCTCCTCACCGGGTTCGGATTCTACGAGCCCTTCTGGCTGCTGGACATCGCCAACGTGGCCATCGTCGTGCACCTCGTCGGCGCCTACCAGGTCTTCTGCCAGCCCATCTTCGCCTTCGTCGAGCGCTGGGCTGCGTCCACATGGCCCGACAGCGCCTTCATCTCCCGCGAGTTCCGGGTGGGGCCATTCGCGCTCAGCGTGTTCCGACTGACATGGCGGTCGGCCTTCGTCTGCCTCACCACCGTCTTCGCCATGCTGCTCCCGTTCTTCGGCAACGTGGTGGGACTCCTCGGCGCCGTCTCCTTCTGGCCGCTCACCGTCTACTTCCCCGTCGAGATGTACATCAGGCAGCGCGGCGTGCCCGGCCGGAGCATGCAGGGTATCTGCCTTAGGATGCTCAGCGTCGGATGCCTCATCGTTTCCATCGCCGCCGGGGCGGGCTCCATCGCCAACGTCATCGAAGCTCTCAAAGTGTACAAGCCGTTCAGCGGCTGA